caaaagatattttacaaatcaataagacaACCAAAGTGCCAGCAGAAAAATGGGCAACATATGTGAAAATGTATAGTAAAGAAGTAGTCAATAGAAATGAAAGATGCGGAATCgtactcaaaaattttaaatggcaggcaaggtggctcactccttgtaatcccagcactttgggaagctgaggcattaggatcacttgaggctaggggttggagaccagcctggctaacataacAAGAccacttctctacaaaaaaagaagtaaaaaaaaaaaaaaaaagccgaatgtggtggtgtatgcctgtagttccagctactcaggaggctgaggcaggagggtcatttgaacctaggagttcgaggttacagtaaaccatgattgtgccactgcattgtagcctgggcaatagaatgagaccttgtctcaaaaaaaaagtttttaatggcGAAACAATTCACATGGTATAGGTACAAGGTTGCCCATTGCTGCATTGTTTAAAGgcgaaatagaaaaaaaacaatacccaaaggaatagttctactataaggacacatgcacagccatgttcactgcagcgctattcacagtagcaaagacatggaatcaacctaactaCCCATCAGTAGTACATGGGATAAAGAagacgtggtacatatacaccatggaatactatggaggcataaaaagaacaagatcgtGCCCTTTGctggaacatggatggagctggaagccattattcttagcatactaactcaggaacagaaaaccaagtaccacatgttctcacttataagtggaagctaaatgatgtgaacccatggacacatagaggggaacaacacacactggggcctataggagggtggagggtgggaggagggagaggatcaggaaaaataactaatgggtactaggcttaatacctgggtggcaaaataatctgtacagcataccccatgacacaagtttacataacaaacctgcacacgtacctctgaacttaaaatacaattttttttaaaaggccaggccagtggctcatgcctgtaatcattgcactttgggaggccaaggcagacggatcgcttgagcccaggagttcaagaccagcctggccaacatgttgatggcccgtctctactaaaaatacaaaaattatccaggcatgatggcgggcacctgtaatcccagctactcgggaggctgaggcaggggaatcacttgaacccaggaggtggaggttgcagtgtgccaagatcgcaccactgcattccagcctgggcaacaaagcaagactctgcctcaaaaaaaaaaaaaaaaaggtgggtggGGGCAGGTTTAATTAGACCTTTCCTCTAGACACTGTCTGGAAGGTCTTGGAATTAAAAACATGTATCTTTTGTATACCCACTCACACACTTGGAAAGCTGAATTGTCCACAGGCTTTTCCAGACCTTactaatacaaaacaaaaccattaaaaaaaaaaaacagcaaccaTAAATAGGAGGTAGAATAAATTGTATACAGTGCAGTCATTTCATAGAGTACTGTGCAACCATTCTAAACACCGAGGTATCTCTGTGCTGATAGTAGATTCCAAAATGCATTGTTCCATACCtcacttttttcacttagtagtgtgtgtgtgtttctttttaaaatgatgagtAGGTTGAAGAGGGCAGGGAATAGGGGTTGGTGAGTGTGAACAGAGTTAGGCTGATTGCTGCAGGGTCCCTTGCATTAGTTCAGGTGAGAAGGGACCCGAGTAGGCCAGTGAGCCTGGAGGAGAGGCTCTCTGTGTGTTTAATTGATTTCcagctttttttctctattcatgTAGGTAATACACgtttcttttgtgaatttttatttaaatgattttttgttgttgttactggaTCTATAAACAGCCCAACTCCAAGGAATCTGACATCTCAATGGAGCATACAGGTGACTTCATAATCTAACCTCATTAGTAACCGCCAAAATTGGAAGTAATTTCTCTCTGTTTAAAAGGCAGTGAAACAAATTTTCAGAGCAGGTTTCTTCACCTGAACAAAATATTTTGGACTCTACTTAGAGGTGGTATGGCTGTCCTTATCAGGGAGGGACAGTGAAAGGTTTCAGCTCTGACACTGCCCACCTCTCTGGATACAACCAAGTGACTTTCTTTGAGTGGGGAGAAGTTTCCTGACTCCTTGTATTACCTTCCTTAGGGTAGACTTTGGGCCTGCAGTGACATTAGTCCTAACTTGCTCTCAGTTAAGAAGAGTTCATCTTTTCTAATAGGAACATGACAGCAAAGCAGCTCAAACTCCCAAGAGGCGTTAGGCCATAGATTGTACAGATGtctacattttcttaataatagtCTATATTCTTAGAAAAGGACATACAGATCTTAGTGTAACATACTTAAGTAAAATAGTTTCTTTCATTTGCatcacaagagaaagcaaaataatttggccgggtacagtggcttgcacctgtaatcccagcaccttgagaggctgaggcggttggatcacttcagcccagaagctcaagaccagcctgggcaacatggtgaaacctcatctctacaaaataaaaatacaaaaatcgggccaggtgctgtggcccacacctgtaatcctagcactttgggaggccgaggcaggtggatcacctgaggtcaggagttcaagaccagcctggccaacacagcaaaaatccgtctctactaaaaatacaaaaactagttcagcatggtggtgcgcacctgtaatcccagcttcttgggaggctgaggcagtaaaatcgcttgaacccaggaggcagaggttgcagtgagctgagatctgtgcagcctgggcaacagagtgagactccatctcaaagaaaaaaaaaccaggtgtggtggcacgtgcctgtagtcccaggtactcagaggactgaggtgggaggattgcttgaccccaggaggttgaggctacaggtgagccaaaattgcaccactgcattccagcctgggcaacagtgagacactgtctcaaaaaaaaagaaaaaaatatatatatatatataatgtagtattgtatatattgtgtgtatatatatatatatatatatatatatatatatatatatatatataatgtagtaTTGTTCAGAGGGTCTTGGGATTTTCCTGAGGGTCCTAACCTGCTTCTCTGTCATCAGCTACCTATCCTTCTCCACCTACATTGTGCCTCTGCGGGGCATACACAAGTAACCTCCAAGAACGCGATGCCACTGCTCCGTTAGCCCAACACCTATGCCTTAGCCTGTGCTGCTCCATTGGCTAAAATGTGCTTCACCCTTTTGTGCACAGTGACTGTTATTCAGCTTTCAGAGCCGAGCCCACGGGTCATGTCCTGCCTGTCATTCTCTCCAGACAGCTGATTAATGACCTCCTGCTGTACGGGGCCTTGATACCTTCCATGACTTCATTTATCTccctggtttgttttgtttttttttttttttttttttttttttgagacggagtctcgctctgtcgcccaggctggagtgcagtggcgcaatctcggctcactgcaagctccgcctcccgggttcacgccattctcctgcctcagcctctccgagtagctgggactacaggcgcccgccaccacgcccggctaattttttgtatttttagtagagacggggtttcaccatggtctcgatctcctgacctcgtgatccgcccgcctcggcctcccaaagtgctgggattacaagcgtgagccactgcgcccggccaatctcCCTGTTGTCTAATTATTTGCATGTCTTACCTCCCCTGACATAGGTATCTGACATACATatgctatttaatttttactttgcaTCTAAATaccattaaaaattcaaaattaatccTACACTGAACCTTAAACActtctttatttgtaataactaTATGTGTCATCCTGTGGATGCATCTTCACTTACACGTTGTGTCCTTCACTGTTGAGCATTTGTATTCATTATTTGCTGTTAAAAGCCTGGCTGTGACTATCTTATGGCTGAATCTTTGTGGACATGTTgtgtgaattattttcttaatctgtagtcttagaaggaaaattatggttgtgtgtgtgttccaTATTCATTACACATCAGTGGCTCCGGCAGATATACGCCCCTTAGGAACTAATGCTTTCTgattctttctgtgcctcagctcTACGCTTTCTACTTTGAGAGTGATCATAGTTCTCTTTAACATCTTTTGTCCTGAGTGTTGAGCAGTTCACCACAGTATGTGTGTAGTATGAGGAGGGAAAAGAAACATAAGGAACTTGGCAATTTTTTGTTCCAAGTGAAAGACCTAGccggttttttgttgtttttattatttcccatTGAAACCCTTAAATATGGTTTggattgcttccacctcttggctgttgtgaatagtactTCTGTGAACGTGGGTGTACAAGGTCTTTGAGCCTgcgctttcaattattttggttaTATCCTCAGAAGTAGGATTGTTGGAtcgtatgttcttttttttttttttttttttttggcagggtgttactctgtcacccaggctggaacgcagtgacatgaacacagctcactgcagcctgaacttcctgggctcaagaggtccttctgcctccaccttcccagtagctggtgcacgccatcatgcacaacaaatttattttgatttttgtagaggcagagtctcaccatgttgcccaggctgggcacaaaTTTGTGGCctcatgcagtcctcccaccttggtcttccaaagtgctgggatgacaggtgtgagccattgcgcctgactatttttaatttttaaattattgttattatttttagaaacaagagtcttgctctgttgcccaggctggagtgcagtggtgcaatcatggctcactgcagccttgacctccctggctcaattgatcctcccacctcagcatcccacatagctggggctacaggcatgtgctaccatgcccagctaatttttaacttttttgtaggcatgggatctctctatgttgcccacactggtctcaaactcctgattcaagcaatcctcctgccccagcctcccaaagtgctgggattacaggcataagccaccatgcctggccagtctgTTACTGTTAAGGAattaaaatccaattaaaaaatatttagtctcataaacacacacacatacacatatgtgtgtatatatttctatatatttctaatatacaGAAGCTTCtgtatatttctaatatatatagaAGCttctatatatttctattatatctAAGATATAATATAGTTATCATGTTATCCCCCAAATAAAGGTGATTTCCAAGACCAGAACTGGGAGGTAGGAATTGTTCTGTATGACCCAACTATTTGGATCTAGATTTTTTCATGGAGGAGGAATCAGATTTAGATGACTGGCAAGGAAAGATCATGCATTTTCCAGAAGGAGGTATATTATAGGGGTGGAACTTTGGCTTAGTTCCAGTCATTTTCAGCAGTATCTAGCATAGCTACCTCTTATCCCAGGGCAGCCTCACAAAGTCATTGCCCTCTGTGATATGGTAGCAGGGATATGAGCCCTGGAATCAGTCAGACTTCATTTCAGAATGCTGACCTCACCAGTTACTAGCTGTGCCTTGAACAGAACAAAAGAGTATACtggttttattcatttgtaaaactggaaaaataattatGGAGTTGTTTTGAGAATTCATACATGAAAATAGAGTGCATGGTACATACCTGTAGGCCTTCCTTGCCCCCATCGTCCCACACCTCCACCTTCCAAGGTGCATGTTCAGTGTCCCTTACCTGTGTTCCCACAATGGTTGGTTATCATAGAGGCTGTCACATTGGTGTAATTGTTCACCTTGGCACATTCTATTAGTTTGTGAGTTCCTTATCTTTGAATCTCTAGCAACTTATCAGAGGACCTAGTTCATAGTAGGTACCAAAGAagtataaatattaatagaatgaatGCATGTCttgctattttatttctcatgGGAGGAATGTGGACCTATTTCAGCAGGACAATAGATAGATACCCTTATATAGTGTAGTCAGTAATTACGAACTAGTCTAGTGGCTCTGAAAGTTTTTGGTGTTAGGACtcctttacactcttaaaaattgtGGGCCCCAAACAGCCTTTGTTTATGTGGACTGATATTCAGGGTCTTTAGGAATTTaagattaaaatatgaattttaaggtAATGATAAACACATTACATGTTAAcacattttcatgaaaaataacgTTCATGCctcccatttttttctaatgattttacagtcattagaaaatattttacagttttctaaGCCTCTTGCATGTCTGATTTAAAAGACAGATGGAGTTTCCTGTTTACTGCATTCAGTCTGTTGTGATAAGTCATTTTGATTAAAGTATATGCAAAAAAATCAAGCCTCACATAGATATGTAGTTTGAAACAGGAAAACCTCCTGGACTCCCAAAAGGATCTCAGGGACTTCCAGGGGTCTTCTGAAAATGCTTTAAGAATCACTGATCTAGTCTGAAAAGGAAAGTGTGGTGTCCAGATATTAGAGGATGGATTAGGGAGAAAGCCCATGTGTTTAGCCCTCTATAAAATGGGTTTACCTgttgtcatttattatttctaggttaaaaaaagtctttcatgaaaaagaaagatcttAAGCAACATGATGGATTCAGAAGCTCATGAAAAGAGGCCACCAATACTAACCTCTTCAAAACAAGATATATCACCTCATATTACAAATGTTGGTGAGATGAAGCATTACTTGTGTGGCTGCTGTGCAGCCTTCAACAACGTCGCAATCACATTTCCCATTCAGAAGGTCCTCTTTCGACAACAGCTATATGGCATCAAAACCCGGGATGCAATACTTCAGTTGAAAAGGGATGGATTTCGAAATTTGTATCgtggaatccttcccccattgatGCAGAAGACAACTACGCTTGCACTTATGTTTGGTCTGTATGAGGATTTATCCTGCCTTCTCCACAAGCATGTCAGTGCTCCAGAGTTTGCAACCAGTGGCGTGGCGGCAGTGCTTGCAGGGACAACAGAAGCAATTTTCACTCCACTGGAAAGAGTTCAGACATTGCTTCAAGACCACAAGCATCATGACAAATTTACCAACACTTACCAGGCTTTCAAGGCACTGAAATGTCATGGAATTGGAGAGTATTATCGGGGCTTGGTGCCCATTCTTTTCCGGAATGGACTCAGCAATGTCTTGTTTTTTGGCCTTCGAGGTCCCATTAAGGAGCATCTGCCTACAGCAACGACTCACAGTGCTCATCTGGTCAATGATTTTATCTGTGGAGGTCTGTTGGGTGCCATGTTGGGATTCTTGTTTTTTCCAATTAATGTTGTAAAAACTCGCATACAGTCTCAGATTGGTGGGGAATTTCAGTCTTTCCCCAAGGTTTTCCAAAAAATCTGGCTGGAACGGGACAGAAAACTGATAAATCTTTTCAGAGGTGCCCATCTGAATTACCATCGGTCCCTTATCTCTTGGGGCATAATCAATGCAACTTATGAGTTCTTGTTAAAGGTTATATGAAAAAACCATCAGTTAAGTGCCATTTATCAACTGAATAACCCTTCTAAGAAGAATGCAGTTCGGCCTCTTTCTTAATTGGCCAAATACAAGTTGGTGTCATAACTCCAGACCACAGTGAGTTATGG
The nucleotide sequence above comes from Nomascus leucogenys isolate Asia chromosome 8, Asia_NLE_v1, whole genome shotgun sequence. Encoded proteins:
- the SLC25A51 gene encoding solute carrier family 25 member 51 yields the protein MMDSEAHEKRPPILTSSKQDISPHITNVGEMKHYLCGCCAAFNNVAITFPIQKVLFRQQLYGIKTRDAILQLKRDGFRNLYRGILPPLMQKTTTLALMFGLYEDLSCLLHKHVSAPEFATSGVAAVLAGTTEAIFTPLERVQTLLQDHKHHDKFTNTYQAFKALKCHGIGEYYRGLVPILFRNGLSNVLFFGLRGPIKEHLPTATTHSAHLVNDFICGGLLGAMLGFLFFPINVVKTRIQSQIGGEFQSFPKVFQKIWLERDRKLINLFRGAHLNYHRSLISWGIINATYEFLLKVI